The following coding sequences are from one Gossypium raimondii isolate GPD5lz chromosome 4, ASM2569854v1, whole genome shotgun sequence window:
- the LOC105797874 gene encoding 60S ribosomal protein L13a-4 gives MCSKRVAVDARRHLLGRLASILAKELLNGQKVVVVRCEEICMWGGLVSQKMNLMRFLRKRMNTESSYGKWMLSTLLPEKENWIICLNALKVVFLCICKIVKGRP, from the exons ATGTGCTCCAAAAGGGTAGCGGTGGATGCAAGACGTCACTTGCTGGGAAGGTTGGCTTCCATTTTGGCCAAGGAGTTGTTGAATGGCCAAAAAGTCGTGGTGGTGAGATGTGAAGAGATATGCATGTGGGGTGGATTGGTTAGCCAGAAGATGAATCTCATGAGGTTTCTTAGGAAGCGTATGAACACTGAGTCTTCTTATG GAAAATGGATGCTATCCACACTTTTGCCAGAGAAGGAGAACTGGATAATTTGCTTAAATGCATTGAAAGTGGTGTTTCTGTGCATTTGCAAG ATAGTGAAGGGAAGACCCTGA
- the LOC105798757 gene encoding homocysteine S-methyltransferase 1, with amino-acid sequence MGFEKGASLLEDLIEKAGGCAVMDGGFATQLESHGASVNFKVWSALCLIRDPHLIKQVHLEYSEAGADILVTSSYQATIPGFLSRGLSLEEGESLLKKSVKLAVEARDKFWDGVGCIPGNSYNRTLVAASIGSYGAYLADGSEYSGCYGPGVNLDKLKDFH; translated from the exons atgggtTTTGAGAAGGGAGCTTCATTGTTGGAAGATTTGATAGAAAAAGCTGGAGGCTGTGCTGTGATGGATGGGGGTTTTGCTACTCAGCTTGAGAGTCATGGTGCTTCCGTTAATTTTAAGGTTTGGAGCGCTCTTTGCTTGATCAGAGACCCTCACCTTATCAAGCAG GTTCATCTGGAGTATTCGGAGGCTGGTGCAGATATCTTGGTTACTTCATCTTACCAG GCTACCATTCCTGGATTCCTTTCCCGGGGACTATCCCTTGAAGAAGGGGAGTCATTACTAAAGAAGAGTGTCAAATTGGCAGTGGAAGCCCGTGATAAGTTTTGGGATGGTGTCGGATGTATTCCTGGGAATAGCTACAACCGAACTTTAGTAGCAGCCTCAATTGGAAGTTATGGAGCATATCTGGCTGATGGATCGGAATACAG TGGGTGCTATGGACCAGGAGTAAACCTGGATAAGCTGAAAGATTTTCATTAA
- the LOC105798759 gene encoding uncharacterized protein LOC105798759, with protein MVDLHNVRTFNDDMRFKAGYLNELEKMLEKVLPNAMLKARPNIESRIMILKRDWSIVYDMLNGQNNSGFGWDEHRQLVVAEDAVWNSYLNSHKEAGQFRHHSFPYYDQLTAIYAKDRATEKDAQTAADVIKEINVQDVPTTDINEERNEFYDCEADVSLDDIDVSVTEPQPDSHQGGSTSSKKKKKF; from the exons ATggtggacttgcacaatgttAGAACCTTTAATGATGATATGaggttcaaagccggttatttaaacgagttggaaaaaatgttagaaaaagttttacccaatgcaatgttgaaggctaGACCTAATATTGAATCGAGAATTATGATACTGAAAAGGGATTGGTCAATCgtgtatgacatgcttaatggtcaaaacaatagcggttttggttgggatgaGCATAGACAGCttgttgttgctgaagatgcggtttggaactcttatttaaat agtcatAAAGAAGCTGGTCAATTCAGACATCATAGtttcccttactacgaccaACTTACTGCTATCTACGCAAAAGATCGAGCGACTGAaaaagatgctcaaacagccGCTGAtgttattaaagaaataaatgttcAGGATGTACCTACTACAGATattaatgaagaaagaaacgaattctatgactgcgaagctgaTGTCTCTTTGGATGACATCGATGTTTCTGTTACAGAACCGCAACCAGATAGTCACCAAGGGGGTTCCACATcttcaaagaagaagaaaaaattctGA